One window of Dyadobacter sandarakinus genomic DNA carries:
- a CDS encoding alpha-L-rhamnosidase encodes MKTALLLLLFFSAAFVRAEGLTPSYLRCEYKVDPVTDERYPRLSWELTSSGNDQHQTAYQILAASSIAKLAAGRTDLWDSGRVPSAATFQVGYKGKPLASRQVCYWIVRSWDKNGVAGPWSKPASWEIGLLDKNEWKAQWIGLDMDHLGKGPKYHLPPAPYLRKEIRIKKGVKKARLYVTALGLYEFSINGKKTGDAHLTPGWTDYDKRVYYQVYDVTSDLKPGANALASQLSYGWYAGYLGYSLLVGNPVVRAFYGKVPVLKARLEVEYEDGKKEVTVTDQSWKVNQGALLESDLLNGETYDARLEHSGWQQPGFHDQSWKPAQVFPDKAGRKVEVYPGPPVKVTQMLAVKTILPRPGGSYIFDFAQNFAGIVRIQVRGEAGDTIRLRFGEKLHPDGRLMTENLRMARATDTYILKGDPKGETWEPKFTFHGFQYAEVSGLRNKPDHATLTGLVIGSDTPKTGTFETDNAMVNQLYSNIDWTQRANYIDIPTDCPQRDERIGWTGDAQVYVKSATFNRDAASFFTKWTVDLNDGQYENGAFPLYAPRPDLRKTDTFSPGWMEAGIICPYQIYRAYGDTTLIRKGWQNMVRFMDFLEKRSQGAYVFKENAFADIDPKGGYGDWLSFGKKTPPDMLASFYYYYCADLMKEMAAAIGQESDLKKFEKTAGEIRRAVLAHYSDGQGRFKCDSAAYGDGAGYVDGSLGFTGHTQTAYANAIYMNLLEGTARDRAGNNLVELLHQNNDKLGTGFLGAKPLLPALSATGHSDLAYRLFLSKAFPSWGFEVENGSTTIWERWDSYTKEDGFKYNAAMNSFSHYAFGAVCEWMFGNAAGIKATRAGFTEFDIQPEIAPDHPGRDGIRSLKASLRTMSGEIVSAWQKENGKLVMHVQVPVNTKARLFVPAADDTGILINGQQLSNAPGIHQVVREKDFVVVSVGSGNYTINIRR; translated from the coding sequence ATGAAAACTGCGCTCTTGCTACTCCTCTTTTTTTCTGCTGCATTTGTCCGGGCCGAGGGGCTTACACCATCATACCTGCGGTGTGAGTACAAGGTCGACCCCGTTACTGACGAGCGATATCCGCGCCTGAGCTGGGAGCTCACGTCTTCCGGAAATGACCAGCATCAGACAGCCTATCAGATTCTTGCAGCTTCGTCCATTGCGAAGCTTGCTGCGGGCCGGACCGACCTCTGGGACTCGGGCCGTGTGCCATCGGCAGCTACTTTTCAGGTTGGTTACAAAGGTAAGCCGCTGGCATCCCGTCAGGTTTGCTACTGGATAGTAAGGAGCTGGGATAAAAACGGAGTTGCCGGGCCATGGAGCAAGCCGGCATCCTGGGAGATCGGACTCCTGGATAAAAATGAATGGAAGGCGCAATGGATCGGACTGGATATGGATCACCTGGGGAAAGGTCCGAAATACCATTTGCCGCCCGCACCTTACCTGCGCAAGGAAATCAGGATCAAAAAGGGAGTCAAAAAAGCGCGGCTTTATGTTACGGCGCTTGGATTGTACGAGTTTTCGATCAATGGTAAAAAAACCGGCGATGCGCATCTGACACCCGGCTGGACCGACTACGATAAACGCGTTTACTACCAGGTGTATGACGTGACCTCCGACCTCAAACCCGGCGCCAATGCATTGGCCAGCCAGCTTTCCTACGGCTGGTATGCGGGCTACCTGGGCTACTCGCTGTTGGTAGGCAATCCAGTGGTACGTGCATTCTATGGTAAAGTTCCGGTACTCAAAGCCCGGCTTGAAGTGGAGTATGAGGATGGAAAAAAGGAAGTAACCGTAACTGACCAGAGCTGGAAAGTAAACCAGGGAGCCTTGCTGGAGTCAGACCTTCTGAATGGGGAAACGTACGATGCCCGCCTGGAACATTCCGGCTGGCAGCAGCCTGGCTTTCATGATCAGAGCTGGAAACCGGCACAGGTATTTCCGGACAAAGCCGGGAGGAAAGTGGAGGTATACCCCGGTCCTCCTGTTAAAGTTACCCAGATGCTGGCTGTGAAAACCATATTGCCACGCCCTGGCGGGAGCTACATATTTGATTTTGCCCAAAACTTTGCAGGCATAGTACGCATTCAGGTCAGGGGAGAGGCGGGTGATACCATCAGGTTACGTTTTGGTGAAAAGCTACATCCCGACGGCCGGCTTATGACAGAAAACCTGCGGATGGCCCGGGCAACTGATACCTACATTTTAAAGGGTGATCCCAAAGGAGAAACCTGGGAGCCCAAATTTACCTTTCACGGATTCCAGTACGCAGAGGTGTCCGGCTTGCGCAACAAGCCCGATCATGCCACACTGACGGGACTGGTCATCGGATCGGATACACCTAAAACGGGTACGTTCGAGACAGACAACGCGATGGTCAACCAGCTTTACAGTAACATCGACTGGACGCAGCGTGCCAATTACATTGATATACCCACAGATTGCCCCCAGCGCGACGAGCGTATCGGCTGGACGGGCGATGCCCAGGTTTATGTCAAATCGGCCACTTTTAACCGGGATGCTGCTTCTTTTTTTACCAAATGGACGGTCGATCTCAATGACGGGCAATACGAAAATGGCGCATTCCCATTGTACGCACCGCGACCTGATCTGCGTAAAACGGACACCTTTTCACCCGGATGGATGGAAGCCGGCATTATTTGCCCGTATCAGATTTACCGTGCCTATGGTGATACGACCCTCATCCGGAAAGGTTGGCAAAACATGGTGCGCTTTATGGACTTTCTTGAAAAAAGAAGCCAGGGCGCTTACGTTTTCAAGGAGAATGCATTTGCTGATATTGATCCGAAGGGAGGGTACGGCGACTGGCTTTCATTTGGTAAAAAAACGCCCCCGGATATGCTCGCTTCCTTTTACTACTATTACTGCGCCGACCTGATGAAAGAAATGGCGGCCGCAATCGGTCAGGAGAGTGACCTGAAGAAATTTGAGAAAACAGCAGGTGAGATCCGGCGCGCTGTACTCGCCCACTACTCGGATGGACAGGGACGATTCAAATGCGACTCAGCAGCATATGGTGACGGGGCGGGGTATGTAGACGGTTCCCTCGGCTTCACCGGCCACACACAAACCGCCTATGCAAATGCCATTTACATGAACCTGCTCGAAGGTACGGCCCGGGATCGTGCCGGTAACAACCTGGTGGAGTTGCTTCATCAAAATAATGATAAACTCGGTACGGGTTTCCTGGGTGCCAAGCCCCTGCTTCCGGCCCTGTCTGCAACCGGCCACTCCGATTTGGCATACCGCCTTTTCCTGAGTAAAGCTTTTCCATCCTGGGGTTTTGAAGTAGAAAATGGCTCTACCACGATCTGGGAGCGATGGGACAGTTACACGAAGGAGGATGGATTCAAGTATAACGCGGCCATGAACTCGTTCAGTCACTATGCATTCGGGGCGGTTTGTGAATGGATGTTCGGGAATGCTGCGGGGATCAAAGCTACCAGGGCAGGCTTCACGGAATTTGACATTCAGCCCGAAATCGCGCCTGATCACCCCGGACGTGATGGCATCCGTTCCTTGAAAGCTTCATTGCGCACAATGAGCGGAGAGATCGTCTCCGCCTGGCAAAAAGAAAATGGAAAGCTGGTTATGCACGTACAAGTGCCTGTTAATACAAAAGCGAGGCTGTTTGTACCTGCTGCTGATGATACCGGCATCCTGATCAATGGACAGCAACTGTCAAATGCTCCGGGCATTCATCAGGTTGTCAGAGAGAAGGATTTTGTAGTGGTTTCGGTTGGTTCCGGCAACTACACCATTAACATCCGGCGCTGA
- a CDS encoding alpha-L-rhamnosidase-related protein → MKRFFRVSGLLLLLIVGRVCAQSLPPIFEKNTLAQKDSRVRQYLTPTRIVWMSDKAGGSIVDAQNLLRPGIGQADLVHRDFCKMISTADVQPGILLDFGREIQGGIQLVTDQPSDQRPIRVRIRFGESVSEAMSDIDTVQGATNDHAMRDFTVQVPWLGVMQVGNSGFRFARVDLVDPNRELQLKEVRAIFEYRDIPYLGSFKSNDERLNTIWNTGAYTVHLNMQEFLWDGIKRDRLVWVGDMHPEVTTINAVFGKNEVVAKSLDHARDITPLPGWMNGISAYSMWWVLIHRDLYKNQGDLEYLRKQQKYLVALLDLLMSKTSDNKEKLDGTRFLDWPSSENPKGIHAGLQAMMVMTLEAGSELCTILDEPGQAAKCRQVATQMKMYVPDANGSKQAAALMALAGMIPAEKANADVIAQGGCERFSTFYGYYMLQAKAKAGDYAGAMDCIRTYWGAMLDMGATTFWEDFDLAWTKNAAPITELVPDGKDDIHGDFGAYCYKKLRHSLCHGWASGPTSWLTEHVLGVSVVEPGGKTIRVQPHLGDLQWAEGTYPTPAGIVKIRHEKQANGSVKSTIDAPKGIKVLR, encoded by the coding sequence TGCTGCTGCTTTTGATCGTGGGCCGAGTCTGCGCCCAGTCACTTCCACCCATTTTTGAAAAAAACACCCTTGCCCAGAAAGACTCCCGGGTGAGGCAGTACCTGACGCCGACACGCATTGTGTGGATGTCCGACAAGGCCGGTGGCAGTATCGTGGACGCACAAAACCTCCTTCGGCCCGGTATCGGCCAGGCAGATCTGGTACACCGGGATTTTTGCAAAATGATCAGTACTGCTGATGTACAACCCGGTATCCTGCTGGATTTCGGGCGGGAAATCCAGGGCGGCATTCAGCTCGTCACCGACCAGCCTTCGGACCAGCGGCCCATTCGCGTACGCATTCGCTTCGGAGAGTCGGTGAGCGAGGCTATGTCAGATATTGATACGGTGCAGGGGGCGACCAATGATCATGCCATGCGTGACTTTACGGTACAGGTACCCTGGCTTGGGGTGATGCAGGTGGGTAACTCCGGCTTCCGGTTTGCCCGGGTAGACCTCGTTGATCCCAATCGTGAACTGCAGTTGAAGGAAGTAAGAGCCATTTTCGAGTACCGCGACATTCCTTATCTGGGGTCATTCAAAAGCAATGATGAGCGCCTGAACACCATCTGGAACACCGGTGCTTATACTGTCCACCTCAACATGCAGGAATTTCTCTGGGATGGCATCAAGCGCGACCGTCTGGTGTGGGTAGGGGATATGCACCCGGAAGTAACGACAATCAATGCGGTTTTTGGTAAAAATGAAGTGGTCGCCAAAAGCCTCGATCATGCCCGCGACATCACACCGCTGCCCGGCTGGATGAATGGGATTAGTGCTTACTCCATGTGGTGGGTGCTCATTCACCGTGATCTGTACAAAAATCAGGGAGATCTTGAATACCTCCGCAAACAGCAGAAGTACCTGGTAGCCCTGCTGGATCTGCTGATGTCAAAAACGAGCGATAACAAGGAAAAGCTGGATGGTACCCGCTTCCTCGACTGGCCGTCGAGCGAAAATCCCAAAGGCATTCACGCCGGTCTTCAGGCCATGATGGTGATGACGCTCGAAGCAGGCAGCGAGCTGTGCACGATACTGGACGAGCCGGGACAGGCTGCCAAATGCAGGCAGGTTGCCACCCAGATGAAAATGTACGTACCCGACGCAAATGGTTCCAAACAGGCCGCCGCACTCATGGCCCTGGCAGGTATGATCCCTGCTGAAAAGGCAAATGCAGACGTGATCGCACAGGGAGGCTGCGAGCGGTTTTCTACATTTTACGGCTACTATATGCTGCAGGCAAAAGCCAAGGCAGGAGACTATGCCGGCGCTATGGACTGCATCCGGACATACTGGGGTGCAATGCTGGACATGGGCGCAACCACTTTCTGGGAGGACTTTGACCTGGCCTGGACAAAAAACGCAGCTCCGATCACCGAGCTCGTGCCCGATGGCAAAGATGATATTCACGGCGACTTTGGGGCATATTGTTATAAAAAGCTTCGTCACAGCCTTTGCCACGGCTGGGCATCCGGGCCTACTTCGTGGTTGACCGAGCATGTGCTGGGTGTAAGCGTAGTGGAACCCGGCGGCAAAACCATCCGCGTGCAGCCTCACCTCGGCGACCTTCAATGGGCTGAGGGTACCTATCCGACACCTGCGGGAATTGTGAAGATCAGGCATGAAAAACAGGCCAACGGTTCGGTCAAGTCCACCATTGATGCTCCGAAAGGCATTAAAGTATTACGGTAA
- the rfbD gene encoding dTDP-4-dehydrorhamnose reductase has protein sequence MKTVILGASGQLGNCIRKVSSDKSIEGIVFPPEQTSNILDEAALDLLLSTEKPAYVVNCAAYTAVDKAEDEQEICRKVNRDGAANIARACQKHGATLIHISTDFVFKGDVARPLTETDPAEPENIYGLTKLEGEEEVAALLPAHFIIRTSWLYSEFGNNFVKTMLRLGRERDELGVIVDQVGSPTYAIDLAAAILHIITSGSMAYGIYHYSNEGVTSWYDFARAIFDISETQVRVKPLKTSEYVTKAVRPAFSVMDKTKIKNTLGLDVPYWRDSLITCLEQLSVTAQQ, from the coding sequence ATGAAAACAGTAATTCTCGGCGCCTCAGGACAATTGGGTAATTGTATCAGAAAGGTTTCCTCGGATAAAAGCATTGAAGGAATTGTGTTTCCGCCGGAGCAAACCAGCAATATCCTGGATGAGGCTGCGCTCGACTTATTGCTTTCAACTGAAAAGCCTGCCTATGTGGTAAACTGCGCGGCTTATACCGCGGTGGACAAAGCCGAAGATGAGCAGGAAATCTGCCGCAAGGTCAACCGCGACGGAGCAGCGAACATTGCCAGGGCCTGTCAGAAACACGGCGCAACCCTGATCCACATTTCTACGGATTTTGTTTTTAAGGGTGATGTTGCCCGCCCGCTCACGGAAACTGATCCTGCGGAGCCCGAAAATATTTACGGTCTGACCAAGCTCGAAGGAGAAGAAGAAGTAGCAGCATTATTACCCGCACATTTTATCATCCGCACCAGCTGGCTGTATTCCGAATTCGGTAACAATTTTGTAAAAACCATGCTCCGCCTAGGCAGGGAGCGGGACGAGCTGGGCGTGATCGTTGATCAGGTAGGCTCTCCTACGTATGCGATTGATCTGGCGGCTGCCATTCTGCATATCATTACTTCCGGAAGTATGGCTTACGGCATTTACCATTATAGCAATGAAGGTGTTACTTCCTGGTATGACTTTGCGAGGGCCATATTTGATATTAGTGAAACGCAGGTGCGTGTCAAACCCCTGAAAACTTCTGAGTACGTAACCAAGGCGGTACGGCCTGCATTTTCGGTGATGGATAAAACTAAAATCAAAAACACGCTCGGCCTGGATGTTCCCTACTGGCGCGACAGCCTGATCACTTGCCTGGAACAATTGTCTGTCACGGCACAGCAATAA